The proteins below come from a single Lepeophtheirus salmonis chromosome 4, UVic_Lsal_1.4, whole genome shotgun sequence genomic window:
- the LOC121116602 gene encoding uncharacterized protein translates to MRIWYLLLYFFRPTLSTIECELKTDTTNKFGFSESLLKNLKYDRNNSMENMKNLECFCQQEKNETSELFEDNLINEIQKIEKKWYNAQNLILRDCNYVRLVLGNGRTDFASYLSGGILHFMNIKNLIIEDLNVGVNGKTFLGVIFKNVGFEKSIQKLIFQDFLEVRLNNVSVSKNIRNVEIEMSNKDTSQDIESKLIVENSDFRTGSLTTRDTPFYFTVTNEQAQKVHPLSRFKCDSSKIVFFF, encoded by the exons ATGAGAATTTGGTACttacttctttatttctttcGACCCACTCTATCCACGATTGAATGTGAGTTAAAAACGGATACAACCAACAAATTTGGTTTTTCAGAGTCCCTGcttaaaaatcttaaatatgaTCGAAATAACTCTATggaaaatatgaagaatttgGAATGTTTTTGCCAACAAGAAAAGAACGAAACTTCT gAACTTTTTGAGgataatttgataaatgaaattcaaaaaatagaaaagaaatggTACAATgcacaaaatttgattttgagagACTGCAATTACGTAAGACTGGTTTTAGGCAATGGGCGAACGGATTTTGCAAG ctatctTTCAGGTGGTATTcttcattttatgaatattaaaaatcttattattgaGGATTTGAATGTGGGAGTCAATGGGAAAACT tttttgggagttattttcaaaaacgtTGGTTTTGAAAAATCTATTCAGAAACTCATATTCCAAGACTTTTTAGAAGTTCGTCTTAACAACGTCTCTGTATCTAAGAATATAAGAAATGTGGAAATAGAAATGAGTAATAAGGATACCTCCCAGGACATTGAGTCTAAATTAATCGTAGAGAACAGCGATTTTCGAACGGGAAGTCTTACAACCCGAGATactcctttttattttactgtCACCAATGAACAAGCCCAAAAAGTACATCCTCTTTCCCGATTTAAATGTGATTCctctaaaattgttttttttttttaa
- the LOC121115867 gene encoding uncharacterized protein — translation MRQLGVFRITNNFFDNFAEDTIMMTRGSEFEFNRNKIELIQEKSIQIKNVKKVLFINNFLGVPQLNAIKIMALKQPNACPAEKEPIDEIDTITFNNNKMSRSSIDFILVNAEGNPKPIDLFEKFQITNNDILVPCNCLALKEEDANSKINELIANKFTKTSNCFSNEGLVGKRSSICLGKEPTKPEEIILQKESDIKSQYVTYIVIGTIFGFTLGAIIGAGLFYFCMGDKGSITPRDTSMR, via the exons ATGAGACAGTTGGGAGTATTTCGTATCACGAATAATTTCTTTGATAATTTTGCAGAGGATACGATCATGATGACTCGTGGGAGTGAATTTGAATTCAATCGAAATAAAATAGAACTTATTCAGGAAAAGTCAATTCAGAttaagaatgttaaaaaagttttatttattaataatttcctGGGTGTTCCACAATTAAATGCTATAAAAATCATGGCTCTGAAACAGCCAAATGCTTGCCCTGCTGAAAAGGAGCCCATCGATGAGATTGATACAATTACTTTCAATAATAACAAGATGTCTAGGTCATCAATTGATTTTATTCTTGTTAATGCCGAG GGCAATCCGAAACCAATAgacttatttgaaaaatttcaaattacaaataatgatATCCTTGTTCCATGCAATTGTCTGGCTTTAAAGGAAGAAGATGccaattctaaaataaatgaattgatagcgaataaatttacaaaaacttcTAATTGCTTTTCGAATGAAGGACTTGTTGGCAAGcg gtCTTCTATTTGTTTAGGAAAAGAGCCCACTAAACCTGAAGAGATCATATTACAAAAAGAATCCGATATCAAAAGTCAATACGTCACTTATATTGTTATAGGaacaatttttggatttacaCTTGGGGCCATTATTGGAGctggattattttatttctgtatgGGGGATAAAGGTTCCATAACGCCAAGAGACACATCAATGAGATAA